A window of Lodderomyces elongisporus chromosome 8, complete sequence genomic DNA:
AAGCGAGTTTGGTAATcaagcttttctttgcATTCAATGTATGACTCAAAACTGCTGGAACCAATTGAGGAACCTTTCTTTCCAAAATAGCGCCAATGACCAATATTAAAAAcgtgttttcaaaattctCTTCACAACTGAgcaaataataataatcaaACGTCAATTGCGTGAATGATGCAGCATCGGCAcctttttgcaaattttgcaaaatttcCCTTCTTCTCAACGCAGTCAAACTTAATGGTGCTCTGAAATGAAAACTAGCCAATAAACAATCAAGCAATGGCCGTGAAGATGATGGATCGCCACCCTTTTCTGTTTGTGCAAACAAGCTCTTCAACATTGGAGCAAAAATAGTAGCCAAACTTCCAATCACCAAAATCAATTTGGTCAAGACCCACAACTGTACAATCATGGGAGATGGGTGAAGCAAAGCATGTGGAAAGATATACGAGGCAAATGGTAAAGCACTTAAGCTTCGGAAATCATTCTCACCACTGCCACCAAATAATGATGTTCCCATAACAGCAGCCATACCACCAAGTAAAAATCTATTTGGTTGATTCGTGTTcccttgttgttgctgttgttgctgttgtggttgtagttgttgttgttgttgctgttgtggtggtggtggtaatggttggtgttggtgttgttgctgctgctgctgtggAGAAGACACGTTAGGTACCAACTGGTACAGTGGTTCGCTGTAACTTCCTTGTGCTGCATTACCACTAGTAATTGTATGTTCCGATGGCGAAGACAATACATGTTGTGTTTGAGCAAAGgctgtttgttgttgttgttgttgttggtggtggtgttgttggtgttgtgaAATTGAATTTACTGGTCCACCACCTACTTGTGATAGATTGACATTTGCATTGATATTAGCTTCCTGAATAATCCGCTGCAAGTACAAGTTCTGATCTCTCAACATCGCATTCTTTTGTTCCAAGTGCTTGATGTACTCTGTAGCTTTTGTCAACACACTGGCtttattcaattttgaTGCTGGGGTGATACCTTCCAAATCAGCAATAGAAACATCGTCGCACCCAGCAGCAATCCTCAAAGCGGGCACTGCATCACGTAATATGAGAATCTTGGAATTTATATTGGTtctatatttcttttcaatcatGTTGTGCGAGTTTTTATCCTTTGACCCCTTTGGTTTGGTGATTTTCGCATTAGCAGTAGCTGCACCAGCACTTGCACCTGCACCTGCACCAGtggaagatgaagattgCCTCGTCTTGGGCGACTGCTTGTCTGGTTTCTCAGTCTTGACTGACTTATCAACTCTCTCAACCTTTATTGGCTTATCATTTGTCATAGACTCTGGTGATGTGAAATCGGAAATTTCGATTGAAGAATGAGACACTGGTGTAACATTCTCATTATTAAAAGTTACCAccgatgatgaaaaagaactCATTTTTTCGTTTGGTATTGAGCTCACATTACTGCTAGTTTCCTGTAACAATCTATTTTGATTGTGCTCGTGATAAGCTTGGCCCATAAAGTCTGGGAAAATAATCTCCTCGCCATTGATTGATGAAGGTGACAAGAAGGGCTCGTTGTAATTGGTTTGATTATTCGACAGCGATTGAGGTGGCACGCCCGATACTAATCTCGTATTATCCAAAACTCCAGAAATAGAGTTGAGAAACTCATCCGTCTCGTCAAAGTTAAAGTTTGACATTTGAGGATCAAGACCTTGCGAGTACAATTCATTAAGTGCAAGATTATTCGATCCTTCAGTTATAAGGTTCAAGTCATTCAACGTTTCATACGCTCTTTCGTCTTCCATCTTAACTCTTTGCGTCATATCGTGTGCTGCAACTTCCATGGTGTAAAGTaaaattcaatttcaatgtTTAAACTGTATATATCCTCAAATGCTCTTTAGTAGATGtgtattctttttccaacgaaaacaaaaaaattaaattaaagtAGTGGTAACTAGCAAACACTTTGTTCAACCAATATGTATCCTTGGTAAGTCAAAAtctcaacaaaaaaaaaatatacctAGTCTATTGGTTGGTAATTATTTTTAGTGTAATTGTTGAGGTGTTCTTCTTAATACTCTTCCTTTATCAGCTCTTGTTGTTACTCCTATTTTATAATATAATTTAATTGAATTATAATATTGAATTGTAAGAATCTTTGTATATTAGTAGAAACTGAACTGGACTTGACTTGACTGTATTGAAAACCTTTtcgaaaaaaattaaaatttatGTAAAATATCCAAGGAATGTATGAGTCTGATAATAAAGTCGgatgcaaaaaaatttatccACTAAGGGGAATCTATTTGATTTTATATCAGTATTGACAAGTAGTAGGGAATTAGTGAAGAAATCTAAGAATGTATATagacaacaaaaaagaaaaaaaatttttttttgtacttCTGCTGCTAGTACCTTCTTTAAGctctttatctttctttttgacttttctttttttgtttgttttgggTCAATTAAAGATGGCATGTAGGTCATTTTATGTAGGCCAGGACGGAAAATATATAGAATTAGCCTCCCTTCCTTGGTATGGTGCACAGGGCGGGAGTCATAATTACATAGAAAGAgaagggagagagagattatgtgtgtgtgtgtgtgtgtatgtaaGTGTGTAAGTGTGTAAGTGTGTAAGTGTGTAAGTGTGTAAGTGTGTATACTATCTGCGTCGTAGGTCGTGTGCGTGCtgcaaaattgcaaaatagaatgaaaaaagatcAGATGATTTTTGCATTTCTTTTGTGTCATCTAGCGCCTGTTGCTAATTACAAATTAGGTAAGACAAACACTATAAAGGGTGTAAGCCATGACTAATACTTGTATACGATGCTTACCTCATTTGATAATCATTACAGGAGCAAATTCGTTTACAAACTTCTTGTCTCGTTAAAGTCCGGATTCTACCTACATCAATGACCCCCTATCAGTTAAATGGTACTAGGAAATGCATCAACCAATATAGCGAGGAACGACAAACGACAAatgaagaacaaagaaccaaggaaataggaaaaaaagaaaaagtaaaaaagaagttgagCTGCCTTAGTTAGGATCCTTTCCataaaataatttttttctgacCAATGAATGACTCCCTGTATTCAACGTGCTGTATAGTCTAATGATACCTACCTCGTTTACAGTCTTCTTGAACCTCcttcaatttgtttgtcCCTCTATCTCTCTATCCCCCTATCTGTCTCTCTATATGCCTCTTAGCTCGATTAACTTCTTGacttttcaattcaacGGAAGTTCGGAAATAATGCGAGAgtcatatttttttcatacaTGAGTATAGCACATTCCTAATTTACTCTTTCCCAACCGATACAGAACGACTCCCAAAAgcataaaaaaagaaaaaaacagatcAAATACTTTTAAAAGTAGAAATCAAAGTATACGGACGTGTCTCGTACGCGTATTCTGTTTCTTAAAAGATTATGAAACACCTTGCTATATGTTGTTTAGCAGTTCAGAAGTAATTAATCgaaaattgttgtttacGCTGCGTCTCCTACATCACCCGCCAATAATTTaaattcaaaaagtttATAAACATTAGTTTGATTATGTTCTATTTTCTTACCTTCACTCAAACTAATCTATgcatatatgtgtatatgtatattcataaaaaaaaagaaaaacctGGTATTAAATATTTAGCTTTGCCAACCGTCtcaccccccccccccccccaaacAGCAAAATCATATGCGAATTCTTTGCATAGAGAAGAAGCAACCAGATTGAGCCTCGTGTCCCTTTAGTTTACACATTATACATTTCCTTGGCCCTTTTacttattctttctttctctcccccccccccccccccccacttCTCTTGTTCCTCGTCTGGTTCATGAATTCTTTGAATCAAATCATTtcattgatcaaaaaaaaaattatggCCCATGTGAAGTTTGAATCATACTATGCATGTAGACGAATTCCAATTTCCATTTCGTTTACCCTCGGCTAAAGAATTTTTTTAGACTAATTTAACAATCAAGAATACCATCCCTCTCTTCTGCCCTCCAACTCTGACTCTAACTTTAACACTAGCTCTAACACTAGTTCTAACACTAGCTCTAACACTAGCTCTAACACTAGATCAAAACATGACGAACTGGAACCAAATGCatataaatgtatatgtacaaaaaaaaaaatgaaggaaaaagaaatatatttataaatcAACTCTATATTGGCGGTAAGCTAGTTCTGCAAACTGGACATTGTAATTTATACTTCATCCAGCTCTCCAAACACTCCACGTGGAAAATATGGTGACATGGCGTGACCATATACTCCTTTTTAACACCACTTGGAATGtgtacttttcttttggaacTCTCTTCTACTTCATCCTTCATAATGATTGGTAATGTAACTTCGGCCATACATATTGGGCAAGTGCACTCACACTCCACGTAAGTTTGTGGAGAGGTTGCATCTGCAGCAGTTGAAGCTGCAGAGGTGGTGACTTTTTGCTTGAAACTCGCCAACAAATCACTTGAAAATCCATCTTCCTTGAGATTTCTCAATGTCAATACCGGTTGGTAATCGTACGCCTTGGGTAACCAACTTTCATTGATCCAAAATCTTGCACCAAAAACATTCTGCAACACcaataaaaataattggATCACCATCCAGATGGTAACAACAATACATAATGTAGGGTCATATCTATGTCTTAAGGGATTACCTTTGTACAATGCAAAATAGTATAATGGCAACACTCTAATGATACTGcttccaaaaacaaactgCCAATTAAAAGCTTTTCTCCTATTCTTTAGCGTATTTCTTAAAAATTGAGGTATCCAAAACGagttgataaatattagacACATGTACTCAAATACAATTCGATACCTTAATCGCCAGCTCAAGGATGAGAAAATTAGAAACATGGCAATTATAGTAAATGTAAACCCAGAGGCAAAGATAGAGTTACTGTATGAAGTCTCTTGCCATGCTTGATCTGGAACAGGTTCATTTTGCTGTGGCTGTTGTAGaggctgttgttgttgttgttgttgtgccgctgttgctgttggaGTATTGGCGATGGGAAGTATTGGCCCCTCGGAATTTTCTGCTTCAGCTACCGATTCACCACCAGTTCGAGACTCAGATGGAATGTTGCTTGCACCCCTCATAATCTCCCACCATGTCGTGCCTCTCTCATTGGCTTGTGTTGTAAGAACACTAACCATAAACCTCATCTCAAATATACCACACAGCATAAATGCAATAGTGGCGATACATGCAAGAAGCAAATACAAGTCTTCTGTGACtgttgaaagaagaagcgACATGAGAGCCAAGAGGGAATCTTCAAATCCAAGTAGAAACAAAGTCTTGCTCGATATGACAGATAATTGGCCAGGTGTCCTCGCCAGGTTCACTTGCTTGAAAATTAAATACAACTGCGCGCAAACCAATACAAGCAACCCAGTCAAAACATTCTTCATTTGGGCACGCAAGACCTCCGATTTGCGTCCAACAAATGGAGTTTGTGGTCTCTTTGTCAAAACAACTCCACAGTCAGGAGAGTAAACCATTATCTCGCCAATGGATAATTGAGGCAACTCGTGGGGCAATGGACTTCCAGTAGGGTGTTTCAATTCATTATCAATATACCTCAAGTCATCATGTGAGAAGCCTGTCTTGTTGAATTGGATAAACGTAACAAACTCACATTGGTCCATCGACTTCAATATCGAACTATTCATATCATCAAGAGTAACTTCCTTGTCATTCTTTATATTGTTGAATTGCTTCATCAA
This region includes:
- the CPH2 gene encoding Clr6 histone deacetylase associated PHD protein-2 Cph2, giving the protein MEVAAHDMTQRVKMEDERAYETLNDLNLITEGSNNLALNELYSQGLDPQMSNFNFDETDEFLNSISGVLDNTRLVSGVPPQSSSNNQTNYNEPFLSPSSINGEEIIFPDFMGQAYHEHNQNRLLQETSSNVSSIPNEKMSSFSSSVVTFNNENVTPVSHSSIEISDFTSPESMTNDKPIKVERVDKSVKTEKPDKQSPKTRQSSSSTGAGAGASAGAATANAKITKPKGSKDKNSHNMIEKKYRTNINSKILILRDAVPALRIAAGCDDVSIADLEGITPASKLNKASVLTKATEYIKHLEQKNAMLRDQNLYLQRIIQEANINANVNLSQVGGGPVNSISQHQQHHHQQQQQQQTAFAQTQHVLSSPSEHTITSGNAAQGSYSEPSYQLVPNVSSPQQQQQQHQHQPLPPPPQQQQQQQLQPQQQQQQQQGNTNQPNRFLLGGMAAVMGTSLFGGSGENDFRSLSALPFASYIFPHALLHPSPMIVQLWVLTKLILVIGSLATIFAPMLKSLFAQTEKGGDPSSSRPLLDCLLASFHFRAPLSLTALRRREILQNLQKGADAASFTQLTFDYYYLLSCEENFENTFLILVIGAILERKVPQLVPAVLSHTLNAKKSLITKLAYKGDDVTLKRLNKLISKVDGTLMFDNCFFTERFMSNALEQKFVDNDLAKHGQSKFVELQQRFSGDFFSRVLEMRLLELIQDLNITYLDQVKGNNGQILKDLKIVKSLIPENSVVNTYSLLFETVLNTNQAPILYNKIKSNIDSKVEAIMDSNVEISDDEDDEDEEKEYEKEVKEVKEYDKAGEEKEESNLNNTFTTASISKSAVKSLISREQFIILLSSLVTYYHNLDESKNEIQLLQYFKNLTTSSIDLLAFTSLIKMVNEVVPGVSSENVYIANIVVLLRKWLREDGGALLSSDLNEKLTRLLVCKGKIINGIEVDEDEEDDDEDRDENYVRRC
- a CDS encoding uncharacterized protein (BUSCO:EOG092619VG), whose protein sequence is MFIFLSLPSGNDQPHSNYERKTLEVYQTSLSNSLAELNKSEYLSGYGNITGYQLSYEDHLQHKKVKDWPFRHYDKDHPWKENQEDSILPNFVSEKVRSFWGRDYASKEGDAYLLNISGRADGDFIPIKSEVKVVDLVIPKYLRQYYDSRSNFDDDDDDDSNNNNNNNIDDDDDNTDARSSSVKSGNGEAADGRYIRRSDSEIGASKENSAASSMAVNEQYPRVGNITKEGLISVVVKGYQYNYNEPDFKVVNESEKVGDAIVADLSLTLKDYLEVEDHSLQLSGVYFQNTGSLVATTNSAKFFGSYGLSHLVMNEDKFQTAKTLMKQFNNIKNDKEVTLDDMNSSILKSMDQCEFVTFIQFNKTGFSHDDLRYIDNELKHPTGSPLPHELPQLSIGEIMVYSPDCGVVLTKRPQTPFVGRKSEVLRAQMKNVLTGLLVLVCAQLYLIFKQVNSARTPGQLSVISSKTLFLLGFEDSLLALMSLLLSTVTEDLYLLLACIATIAFMSCGIFEMRFMVSVLTTQANERGTTWWEIMRGASNIPSESRTGGESVAEAENSEGPILPIANTPTATAAQQQQQQQPLQQPQQNEPVPDQAWQETSYSNSIFASGFTFTIIAMFLIFSSLSWRLRYRIVFEYMCLIFINSFWIPQFLRNTLKNRRKAFNWQFVFGSSIIRVLPLYYFALYKGNPLRHRYDPTLCIVVTIWMVIQLFLLVLQNVFGARFWINESWLPKAYDYQPVLTLRNLKEDGFSSDLLASFKQKVTTSAASTAADATSPQTYVECECTCPICMAEVTLPIIMKDEVEESSKRKVHIPSGVKKEYMVTPCHHIFHVECLESWMKYKLQCPVCRTSLPPI